In Gemmatimonas aurantiaca, the sequence TCGACATTCTGGGCGTACCAGGGATCATTCACACCGACATCGATCAGCAGCGCGGGCCACTGAGCGCGACCGGTTTTCACCTGCTCCGCCAGTCGTGCGGCGAGCGTTTGCGGATCGCGGGCGCGCCAGGCAATGGTGTCGCGGCCGAAGGCGGTCCACTGCTGCGGCCAGAGCGTGCGGGCGGCCAACGCCGTTTCCTCCCGATTCCGTGCGTATCGCACGCCCCGGGTCTTCTGGACGGAATCGGGCAGCAGTCGCGGCGACAGCACGCCGGAATGACTCGCCGCGGCGCCGAACACCTGCGGATACGCGAGCGCCAGGGTGATGGCGCCATATCCGCCCATGCTCAGACCGGCGATACCACGATGCGCACGATCACCACGCGTGCGGTAATGCCCGTCCATCCAGCGGACGATGTCGTAGGTGATGTAGTCGTCGTAGCGCGTCCACGGCACGCAGAACGTGGACACCGGCTCCCGCCGCGTGGTATCGCGCTCGCAGGCGGCCAGATCGGGCAGCACCCCCCAGGTGGTGTACCATCCGTCGTCGCCGTCGGGCATGGCGATGATGGCTTCGGGCGCACCGGCGGCCACGAGAGAGTCCATCGTGCGATGCAGTGCCCCGACATCCACCCAGTTGCGTTCGTTGCCGCTCTTGCCGTGCAGGTAGTACAGCACCGGATACCGTCGCGAGCGATCCCGGTCGTACGACGGTGGCAGATAGACGGTGAGCGCCTTGGACACACCCAGCGCCATCGACCAGAGGGTGTCGGTGCGCACCGTCCCGGTGCTGCCGGCGGTGCCGGTCCCCCCGGCCCCCTGCCCCTGCGCCGTCCCGGCGGACAACAGCACCCCGGCGGTGAGGCAGACCGCCATGACAAAAGCGAGCGGACGGGGGCGGCGCATGAGCGTTCCTGAACGGGTCTAGCGGATCACATCACCGATACGACCCCACCGGATGTCGGTGAGGAATGGCAGCGGACGATCGCTGTCGTCGGCGTTGTACGAGTAATACACGAACACCGGCCGGCCGCGCACGTTCTCGCGGGGCACCATGCCCCAGTAGCGACCGTCCTTCGAATCGTAGCGATTGTCGCCGAGCATGAAGAGATGGCCGGCGGGCACGACGAGCGGCCCCCAGTCGTCGAGCGTGGGGGAGACGGGTGGGTCACCGGCGGCGGTGCCGCGCACTTCGAACTGATGCTGCCACTGGAAGAGCGGATGCGAGAATCCGCCGTCCCCGCGGGGATTCTGCTGCGCCGCGACGCCCTGACGCTGCGGCATGCCATTCACGTAGAGCAGCCCGCCGCGCATCCAGATCGTGTCACCGGCCACGGCCACCAGGCGCTTCACCAGCGTGGGGTGCGGGTCCTCCGGCTGATCGATCTGGGTGGGGGAGACGAACACGACCACGTCGCCGCGCGCGGGTTCGTCGTACCCCGGCAGATTGATGCTGGTGAACGGCACGTGCGGGCCATAGGCCAGCTTGTTCACGAAGAGCCAATCCCCGACCAGCAGGGTGGGGATCATGCTGCCCGATGGAATGCGGTAGGCTTCGATGAGGAACGTCCGGATGGCGAGGAAGATCGCCACCGTGACGAGCACCGCCTTGATGTTCTCCCACGCACTGGCCCCGCCACTCCCCGGCGCGCGTGCGGGTGCCTTGCCACTGCGCAGGGCGGCGACACTGGAGCGTTCACTGGTGCGTTCGCTGGAACGTTCGGACGCGGGCTTCTTCGAGGCCACAGGCGGAGCGGATGGAGTGACGGAAAACGGTCGATCGTGGAGCGGTGGGAAATCTAAAGGGGCGCATCCCGGCGGGACGCGCCCCTTCAAACATACGGCGAAGACCGGCGAAGGTTACTTCAGGTGCGCCGACACGAGCTTGGTCATGTCGAACATGCTGACGGTCTTCTTGCCGCCGAAGACGGCCTTGAGCTTGTCGTCGGCATTGATGTTGCGCTTGTTGGTCTTGTCCTGGAGCCCGTTCTTCTTGATGTAGGCCCAGAGCTTCTTCACGACTTCGGTGCGCGGCAGCGGCTTGTCACCGACGACGGCGGCCAGATCGGCGCTGGGGGTGAGGGCCTTCATGAACGCCGCATTCGGCGTACGCTTCGCAGCCTTCTTGGCGGCCTTCTTCGGGGCAGCCTTCTTGGCCGGCGCCTTCTTGGCAGCAGCCTTCTTCGGCGCCGCCTTCTTCGGGGCAGCCTTCTTTGCAGCTTTCTTGGGGGCGGCTTTTTTCGCAGCCTTCTTCGCGGACTTCTTCGCAGCAGCCATGTCGTCTCCTGAGTGGTGACCGTGTGGGTCGAGTCGAGCAATCACTGCTCTCGACAGATCGCGCGAAGTCGGAACGGTCTTCGCGGACGGCCACAAACTACAATCACGGGTTCCGCGCGCAATAGGGCCCGAGACGTTTTCCCTCTGGGAATCGCGAAATTTCCGCGTTTTTCCCTCAGAAACGCACTCATCCCCCTCGAAAAAGCCTTCCGCGTGCACCGCACTGTGCGGCGGCGTGACGAAATGCACTCGCAGCGCGACGCGGAATGCCGGGGATTCCCGAGGGGATTCACCGCGAATTCACGGGGGCATTCACGCCGTTTCGCGCGCGAGTGTCTGCAGCAATCCGATCGATCGCACATCCCACGGATCGGGTGTGTCATCGTCGTCGGCCACGGTTTCGACCTCCTGCGGCGTCTCGAGAATGAGCGGGACGCCGGAGGCCCGCCGGTCCTGGAGCAACCAGCCGAAGGGCGCGGTGCCGATCAATCCCTCGCCGATACAGCGGTGGCGGTCCTTGTTGGACCCGCAGGCACCTTCGCTGTCGTTGAGGTGAAAGAAGGCCGGCACTTCGCCGGTGGCCTGCTCGAATGCATCGAGCACACCGGTCAGCGCGGCACGCGACTCCGCGATCGGGAACCCCGATGCGAAGAGATGACAGGTGTCGAGTCCGTATCCCGTACGATGCCGATCGGCGTCGGGGATGCCATGCAACATCGCCGCCACCTCGTCGGGTGTGCGTCCCACGGTGGTTCCGGCCCCGGCGGTATTCTCGATGAGCAGACGCGTCCGCCCCTCGGGCACCGCCGCCAGCGCCCGACGCATCGCTTCACTCACCCGCGCACACGCCGTCTCACGATCCCCGTCGGTGGCGGCACCCGGATGGAAGCACACCCCACCCACCCCCAGCAGCGTGGAACGCTCGAACTCCTTGGCCAGACCGGCCGCAGCCCGGGCCCATTTCTCTGCGTCGGGCGTGGCACAATTGATGACATATGCCGCGTGCACGATCACATGCTCGGGCCGGATACCGGCCACGCCGAGCGCCTCCTGCCAACGGGCGAGGCGGTCGGGCTTCACGCCGACTTTGTCGTTGTAGTACTTGGGCACGGCGCTGAAGATCTGCAGCGCCTGCATTCCCGCGCGCCCGGCCCGCCGGGCTGCCATCGGAATGCCGCCGGCATCGATACAGTGCGATCCGAGCAGGAGCATGGTGTGGAGGGAGAAGTTGGGGGATCAGAGGTCTGATTCTCAGACGGGGTCAGAGATCAGAGATCAGCCGGTCAGAACTGAGACGGAGATAGAGGAATGAGAAATCAGATGACCTACGAGATGAGAGGTCAGAGCACTTCGTCCGCGGAGTGGGTACTGACGCGAGAGTGTTGCGTTTGCGGGGCGCGAAGCGCCCCGAGGGACCCTGCGGGCGCCCGGCCAGCAGCTCGTGGCGCGCACGATCCCCTCGACCGTCAGTGCTCAGACCTCTGACCTCGTGGTTGTCTGATCTCTCATCATTCTATCTCCGTCTGAGTTCTGACCGGCTGAGTTCTGACCTCTGACCCTGTCTGAAGATCTGAAGTCAGAAGTCAGAGGCCAGAAACCAGAGGTCAGAAACCGCTCAGTGCACCCGCGCGCGCCGCGTGAGAAACGTGGGTTCGGCTGAAGACGCCGGAGACGAGGCCAACTCGCTCCAGCCGACGACGACAGCGCGCCCCCGGGCGACGACGTGCGGATCGCGGGAGTCCGTGCTGCCCACGCTCACCATCTGTCGCTCTTCGAAGATGTGTCCGGCCGTGCGGGAGATCGCGAGGCCGATCCGTCCGCGGGTGCGGCTGTTGGGATCTTCATAGGCCACCGCCACGAGATCACCGTCGGATGCCACACGCACGACGCCCAGGTGCGCACCGTACAGCACCGCCACGGGAGGCTCGAACAGCGCGTGCGGCGTCATCTGATGGGCGTAAAAAATGCCGGGCCCTTCGGGGCCGGTGAGGGCGTACGCCACGTGCACGTATCCGTTGATGCTGTCCACGGCCAGACTGGGAGCCGGCCTGGCGCACCCATACGCTCCCCGATCCGCCGCCTGGGCATCACGTGGTCCCTGATCCAGCGTGTCCACGGGAATGGGTCCACGCCACGCCGTCTGCATAGGCTCGCCGGGCACCGAGTCACGCCACGCCGCCATCAGATGCACCCGTCCGCCGGTGGCCCGGGTCCACCACACGGCGACCTGTCCGTGTCCCTGTCGGGGATCCTTCCCCCCCGCTGTCACGATGCGCAGCGAACGCGCACAACGCAGCGTGTCGATCGGCGCCGCGCCCTCGCCCAGCGGTGTTTCGGCCGCCGGCCCCGTCCCCATGGACGGAATCGTCGCCGCGGAGGTGAGCGTTTCGCGGGATTCGGGCATGCCCACGAGCTGGGTCAGCAGCAGCGACGTCGCACCGGCTTCACGCCACCGGTCCTGCGTTTCGAGAAACGCGGCATACGGGGTCGTGGCCACGAGCGTGGAGTCGTAGGGCACGAACGGCGGATGCGCGAGCGGAGACGGATGAGCCGTGCGCTCCGGAACGGCGTCGGCCCAGGTGACGGCGGGCTGTTCGCATGCGACCAGCGGGAGACACAGCGCCGCCCCGAGAAGGAGCCTGGAGACCATGCGCGAGTAGACCATGGCGAAGGGTACTCAGGGAACGCGCCGACGCTAGCTTTCTCCGTCAGCGGTTCTCCTTTTCCTGAATCTTGCCGGAGATTTCCCGATGTCCTATGCCCCTTTCGACGGGGTGCGCCGTGTGCCCGTCGCCGTGAACGAACCCGTGCGGAGCTATGCGCCGGGCTCCGCCGAACGCGCCGCCCTCCAGGCGCGCCTCGCACACATGGCCACGGAAACGATCGAGATCCCGGTCGTGATCGGCGGACGTCGGATTCACACCGGCGAGACGGGCACGGTGCACAATCCCTGCGATCACCAGCAGGTGCTCGCCCGGTACCACAAAGCCACACCCGAGCTCGTCCGTGAAGCGATCGACGCGGCCGCGAAGGCCTCCGCCGACTGGAGCCGCTGGCGCTGGGAGGATCGTGCCGCCGTTTTCCTGCGCGCCGCGGAACTGCTGACCACGTCCTGGCGCGATACGCTCAACGCCGCCACCATGCTCGGCCAGTCGAAGACGGTGCACCAGGCGGAAATCGACGCGGCCTGCGAACTGATCGATTTCTTCCGTTTCAACGTGCAGTTCGCACAGGACCTCTATCACGAGCAGCCGCTCTCCGACCACACGATGTGGAACCAGCTCGACTACCGTCCGCTGGAAGGCTTCGTGTATGCGGTGACGCCGTTCAACTTCACGGCCATCGGCGGCAACCTGCCGGGCGCGCCGGCGCTCATGGGCAACGTGGTGCTCTGGAAACCCTCGGCCACCGCACTGCTCTCGTCGTGGTACACCATGCAGCTCCTCGAGGAAGCGGGACTGCCGCCGGGTGTGGTCAACTTCATTCCCGGCGACGCGGCGATGATCTCCGAGATCGCGCTCACGCATCGCGACCTGGCCGGTGTGCATTTCACCGGATCGACGGCGGTCTTCAACAGCATGTGGGAGACGATCGGTCGGAACATGAACCAGTACCGGTCGTATCCCCGCATCGTGGGTGAGACGGGCGGCAAGGATTTCATCGTGGCGCATCCGAGCGCCGACGCGCAGGCGCTGGCCGTGGGCATGGTGCGCGGTGCGTTCGAATACCAGGGGCAGAAGTGTTCGGCGGCCAGCCGCGCGTATGTCCCGGCGTCGCTGTGGCCCACGGTAAAGGAACGGTGCATCGCGATGAT encodes:
- a CDS encoding alpha/beta hydrolase family protein; translated protein: MRRPRPLAFVMAVCLTAGVLLSAGTAQGQGAGGTGTAGSTGTVRTDTLWSMALGVSKALTVYLPPSYDRDRSRRYPVLYYLHGKSGNERNWVDVGALHRTMDSLVAAGAPEAIIAMPDGDDGWYTTWGVLPDLAACERDTTRREPVSTFCVPWTRYDDYITYDIVRWMDGHYRTRGDRAHRGIAGLSMGGYGAITLALAYPQVFGAAASHSGVLSPRLLPDSVQKTRGVRYARNREETALAARTLWPQQWTAFGRDTIAWRARDPQTLAARLAEQVKTGRAQWPALLIDVGVNDPWYAQNVDFDASLTRLGVPHEYHEWPGTHNWDYWRTHSRESLRFLLDRVGR
- the lepB gene encoding signal peptidase I, which translates into the protein MASKKPASERSSERTSERSSVAALRSGKAPARAPGSGGASAWENIKAVLVTVAIFLAIRTFLIEAYRIPSGSMIPTLLVGDWLFVNKLAYGPHVPFTSINLPGYDEPARGDVVVFVSPTQIDQPEDPHPTLVKRLVAVAGDTIWMRGGLLYVNGMPQRQGVAAQQNPRGDGGFSHPLFQWQHQFEVRGTAAGDPPVSPTLDDWGPLVVPAGHLFMLGDNRYDSKDGRYWGMVPRENVRGRPVFVYYSYNADDSDRPLPFLTDIRWGRIGDVIR
- a CDS encoding SWIB/MDM2 domain-containing protein translates to MAAAKKSAKKAAKKAAPKKAAKKAAPKKAAPKKAAAKKAPAKKAAPKKAAKKAAKRTPNAAFMKALTPSADLAAVVGDKPLPRTEVVKKLWAYIKKNGLQDKTNKRNINADDKLKAVFGGKKTVSMFDMTKLVSAHLK
- a CDS encoding deoxyribonuclease IV; this encodes MLLLGSHCIDAGGIPMAARRAGRAGMQALQIFSAVPKYYNDKVGVKPDRLARWQEALGVAGIRPEHVIVHAAYVINCATPDAEKWARAAAGLAKEFERSTLLGVGGVCFHPGAATDGDRETACARVSEAMRRALAAVPEGRTRLLIENTAGAGTTVGRTPDEVAAMLHGIPDADRHRTGYGLDTCHLFASGFPIAESRAALTGVLDAFEQATGEVPAFFHLNDSEGACGSNKDRHRCIGEGLIGTAPFGWLLQDRRASGVPLILETPQEVETVADDDDTPDPWDVRSIGLLQTLARETA
- the pruA gene encoding L-glutamate gamma-semialdehyde dehydrogenase, with protein sequence MSYAPFDGVRRVPVAVNEPVRSYAPGSAERAALQARLAHMATETIEIPVVIGGRRIHTGETGTVHNPCDHQQVLARYHKATPELVREAIDAAAKASADWSRWRWEDRAAVFLRAAELLTTSWRDTLNAATMLGQSKTVHQAEIDAACELIDFFRFNVQFAQDLYHEQPLSDHTMWNQLDYRPLEGFVYAVTPFNFTAIGGNLPGAPALMGNVVLWKPSATALLSSWYTMQLLEEAGLPPGVVNFIPGDAAMISEIALTHRDLAGVHFTGSTAVFNSMWETIGRNMNQYRSYPRIVGETGGKDFIVAHPSADAQALAVGMVRGAFEYQGQKCSAASRAYVPASLWPTVKERCIAMMAEMKQGDVRDFSNFVGAVIDQRAFTRLKGALDDARANATIVAGGGADDSKGWFIQPTIVETSDPAYRLLCEELFGPILTVHVYDDAKWNEILATVDRTSPYALTGAVFARDRHAVQEAMVALRQSAGNFYINDKPTGAVVGQQPFGGARGSGTNDKAGSKSNLMRWVSTRTIKETFVAPLDWKYPFLGA